A single Streptomyces sp. Edi2 DNA region contains:
- a CDS encoding Pycsar system effector family protein produces MAADGGAHTSPDPVVPVPDGGLHGHDRTGERLAERLLITVREDLGRADSKAAVLLSGALALPAFLIGRHGTPDWHGPADITLVVAGLLWAVAVTALVRVLMPRTGTVRSRSGVTFFGDLLAPHDLARLSAELAEAGRDPAGWLLVQAVDVSSILAAKYRAIRWGVSALAPSAALALAWGLTAR; encoded by the coding sequence ATGGCTGCCGACGGGGGCGCACACACCTCCCCCGATCCGGTCGTGCCGGTGCCGGACGGGGGTCTGCACGGGCACGACCGGACGGGGGAACGTCTCGCGGAACGACTGCTGATCACGGTCAGGGAAGACCTCGGCCGGGCCGACTCGAAGGCGGCTGTGCTGCTCTCCGGGGCGCTGGCACTGCCCGCGTTCCTGATCGGGCGGCACGGCACGCCCGACTGGCACGGGCCCGCCGACATCACGCTGGTCGTCGCGGGTCTGCTCTGGGCGGTCGCGGTGACCGCGTTGGTCCGGGTTCTGATGCCGCGTACCGGCACGGTCCGCAGCCGGAGCGGGGTGACGTTCTTCGGCGACCTGCTGGCCCCCCACGACCTCGCGCGGCTGTCCGCCGAGCTCGCCGAGGCGGGGCGTGATCCGGCCGGGTGGCTGCTCGTCCAGGCCGTGGACGTCAGCTCGATCCTGGCCGCCAAATACCGGGCGATCCGCTGGGGAGTGAGCGCGCTGGCCCCTTCGGCAGCACTGGCCCTGGCCTGGGGCCTGACCGCGCGCTGA
- a CDS encoding tubulin-like doman-containing protein, whose product MKIFQPMLFVGLGGTGGLVGAELERKLRAELCGPDGVALSHLSGHAPYQLPDCLQFVYADYSESDLQRLPQFNVDPSLRAAYARTSRATHNLLPNFDSSPEVTKMLRASLRDEVSGWLPPRIDEPKVTPLHNGAGQLPTVGRAALFATLRHSLAPVLEPLLQAIDAIAKSAGELSELGGGKVNGCDVFVAFSVAGGTGAGIFLDYLHLINHAFHLRRFDGVKIYPLVVMPSSFSSAAGGGREAELNSARALVDLFRLVDGQNAPTEGAEIGDLDHDSGLGIRYPGTTPIRLRTGILPTAFLFSPTAGIRQDDLRRSIVSLVMSLIGTELGDGRSRGRTTAADDDFQTFAASFINRGVHRSAMSPTGIGRQGVSTSLVASMTAPMDQLADLVAGRLLREAVTDLVERPRTALRETAVPMIRQLFADSHLEELWERPQLPVAEPDPLPRGSRAIELALGERIADMQRLLSDLRSLADRQTASMADRFAPRPAIDKLLQTVDPFLAERVVRGVPDSDEPIARAGFLGMLNSRSVAPQRPPGVTEQPPKTPRVKGRMAGMSPARWGDDDVQAALQEQDTWYQWRSRILWHEAWREQQQRWQPQADAAGTDLGRLVNSFRKHSDQERKVSAQKGLELYEDRTGISYLLPPQRTLNHFYEDLVTRLIRREGLRDHDDEATLLLKMIDGDTWRTVHSLSRRSPDSAVALVKAQLEGRITRLFAEGGEHLEERPLLPSMSTLLAAAAGDADATDHVSKEALDLFGRKLTGLLPVGFTPEGTGPLRVLVTHPRVQAVEEVQEYLGKALRLPSDAKNSVEYRGVESDSITVVLFRSEMSLTQVPEARKVLRQWARAKDSEQAQDVLRWRQRLGFRDSWMVSSEEDRRAILHRLLCCMWNGQVDVVDGDSVSPDRVRLRLFPETGDNVPGVRLRLGDFPGGVSSWAELLRAYERWTVLDDERIVEDYCRELMGAQPLGLARSGSTPHPLFVELVEKIAPRQLELLADRRERGGERVEGWVRPLWEFWAETLPAALDTEFGDQRAVQPTLRTLLEHVRGGTPKPRVRKDLPEPRRAVSDDDDWGTAPRASADAYQDGRNASSRRAAVDDHDGGYGGEGYRDERYGDRHGDDRHGDERYGGERYGGDRRSDERYGGDRHGDGETHDDGTRRSFGDRDRDRDRVNGHAGSADRPWAPWDEPDDSRPNASTDDRGSDDRGTNDRRTDDRGTDDRRTDDRGTDDRGSDRSRRNPWDGDAE is encoded by the coding sequence ATGAAGATCTTCCAGCCGATGCTCTTCGTCGGCCTGGGCGGCACCGGTGGCCTGGTCGGTGCCGAACTCGAACGCAAACTGCGTGCCGAGCTGTGCGGTCCGGACGGCGTCGCACTCAGCCACCTGAGCGGCCACGCCCCCTACCAGCTGCCCGACTGCCTGCAGTTCGTGTACGCGGACTACAGCGAGTCCGACCTGCAGCGTCTGCCCCAGTTCAATGTGGACCCGTCGCTGCGCGCCGCGTACGCCCGTACCTCCCGGGCCACCCACAACCTGCTGCCGAACTTCGACAGTTCACCGGAAGTGACCAAGATGCTCCGGGCGAGCCTGCGGGACGAGGTCTCCGGCTGGCTGCCGCCGCGCATCGACGAGCCGAAGGTCACCCCGCTCCACAACGGTGCGGGGCAACTGCCCACCGTCGGGCGCGCCGCCCTGTTCGCCACGCTCCGGCACAGCCTCGCGCCGGTTCTCGAACCCCTCCTCCAGGCGATCGACGCGATCGCCAAGTCGGCCGGGGAGCTGAGCGAACTCGGCGGCGGCAAGGTCAACGGCTGCGATGTGTTCGTCGCCTTCTCGGTTGCGGGCGGCACCGGCGCCGGGATCTTCCTGGACTATCTGCACCTGATCAACCACGCTTTCCACCTGCGCCGCTTCGACGGGGTGAAGATCTACCCGCTGGTCGTGATGCCTTCCTCGTTCTCCTCCGCCGCCGGCGGCGGACGGGAGGCGGAGCTCAACTCGGCCCGTGCGCTGGTGGACCTGTTCCGGCTGGTGGACGGCCAGAACGCGCCGACGGAAGGGGCGGAGATCGGCGATCTGGACCACGACTCCGGTCTGGGCATCCGCTACCCGGGCACGACACCGATCCGGCTGCGGACCGGCATTCTGCCCACCGCCTTCCTGTTCAGCCCGACCGCGGGTATCCGCCAGGACGACCTGCGCCGCTCCATCGTCTCCCTGGTGATGTCCCTGATCGGCACCGAGCTGGGCGACGGCCGCTCCCGGGGCCGGACGACGGCGGCTGACGACGACTTCCAGACCTTCGCCGCGAGCTTCATCAACCGGGGAGTGCACCGCAGCGCGATGTCCCCCACCGGCATCGGCCGGCAGGGGGTCTCCACCAGCCTGGTGGCGTCCATGACCGCCCCGATGGACCAACTGGCCGACCTGGTGGCCGGCCGGCTGCTGCGGGAGGCGGTCACCGATCTCGTGGAGCGGCCGCGTACCGCGCTGCGGGAGACCGCGGTGCCGATGATCCGGCAGCTGTTCGCCGACTCCCACCTCGAAGAACTCTGGGAACGCCCGCAGTTGCCCGTAGCGGAGCCCGACCCGCTGCCGCGCGGCAGCCGGGCCATCGAGCTGGCGCTCGGCGAACGCATCGCGGACATGCAGCGGCTGCTGTCCGACCTCCGGTCCCTCGCCGACCGGCAGACCGCCTCGATGGCCGACCGGTTCGCCCCGCGCCCCGCCATCGACAAGCTCCTCCAGACCGTGGACCCCTTCCTCGCCGAACGCGTCGTGCGGGGCGTCCCGGACAGCGACGAGCCGATCGCCCGGGCCGGGTTCCTGGGCATGCTCAACAGCCGCTCCGTTGCCCCCCAGCGCCCGCCCGGGGTGACCGAGCAGCCGCCCAAGACCCCCCGGGTCAAAGGCCGGATGGCCGGTATGTCGCCGGCCCGCTGGGGTGACGACGACGTGCAGGCGGCCCTCCAGGAGCAGGACACCTGGTACCAGTGGCGCAGCCGGATCCTGTGGCACGAGGCCTGGCGGGAGCAGCAGCAGCGCTGGCAGCCCCAGGCGGACGCGGCCGGCACCGACCTCGGGCGGCTGGTCAACTCCTTCCGCAAACACTCCGACCAGGAGCGCAAGGTATCCGCACAGAAGGGCCTGGAACTCTACGAGGACCGCACCGGGATCTCCTATCTGCTGCCGCCGCAGCGCACCCTCAACCACTTCTACGAGGACCTGGTCACCCGGCTGATCCGCCGGGAGGGGCTGCGCGACCACGACGACGAGGCCACGCTCCTGCTCAAGATGATCGACGGGGACACCTGGCGCACGGTCCACTCGCTCAGCCGCCGCAGCCCCGACAGCGCGGTGGCACTCGTCAAGGCACAGCTGGAAGGCCGCATCACGCGCCTGTTCGCCGAGGGCGGCGAACATCTGGAGGAGCGCCCGCTGCTGCCGTCCATGAGCACCCTGCTGGCCGCCGCCGCAGGCGACGCGGACGCCACCGACCACGTCAGCAAGGAAGCGCTCGACCTGTTCGGCCGCAAACTGACCGGGCTGCTGCCGGTGGGCTTCACCCCGGAGGGCACCGGGCCGCTGCGGGTCCTGGTCACGCACCCGCGCGTGCAGGCCGTGGAGGAGGTGCAGGAGTACCTGGGCAAGGCGCTGCGGCTGCCCTCCGACGCCAAGAACTCCGTGGAGTACCGGGGGGTGGAGAGCGATTCGATCACCGTGGTCCTCTTCCGCAGCGAGATGAGCCTGACCCAGGTGCCCGAGGCCCGCAAGGTGCTGCGCCAGTGGGCCAGGGCGAAGGACTCCGAGCAGGCCCAGGACGTGCTGCGGTGGCGCCAGCGGCTCGGGTTCCGGGACAGCTGGATGGTCAGCAGCGAGGAGGACCGCCGCGCCATCCTGCACCGGCTGCTGTGCTGCATGTGGAACGGCCAGGTGGACGTGGTGGACGGCGACTCGGTGTCGCCGGACCGCGTGCGGCTGAGGCTGTTCCCCGAGACGGGCGACAACGTGCCCGGCGTCCGGCTGCGGCTCGGTGACTTCCCCGGCGGCGTGTCCAGCTGGGCGGAGCTGCTGCGCGCGTACGAACGCTGGACCGTCCTCGACGACGAACGCATCGTCGAGGACTACTGCCGCGAACTGATGGGGGCCCAGCCGCTGGGACTCGCCAGGAGCGGCAGCACACCGCATCCGCTCTTCGTCGAACTGGTCGAGAAGATCGCCCCGCGCCAGCTGGAACTGCTGGCGGACCGCCGGGAGCGCGGCGGCGAGCGGGTCGAGGGCTGGGTGCGGCCGCTGTGGGAGTTCTGGGCGGAGACGCTGCCGGCCGCCCTGGACACCGAGTTCGGGGACCAGCGTGCCGTCCAGCCGACCCTGCGCACGCTGCTGGAGCACGTACGCGGCGGAACGCCGAAGCCGCGCGTCCGCAAGGACCTTCCGGAACCCCGGCGTGCCGTGTCCGATGACGACGACTGGGGCACCGCACCGCGCGCCTCCGCCGACGCGTACCAGGACGGCCGCAACGCGAGTTCGCGGCGCGCGGCGGTGGACGACCATGACGGCGGGTACGGCGGCGAGGGGTACCGCGACGAGCGGTACGGCGACCGCCACGGTGATGACCGCCACGGTGACGAGCGGTACGGCGGCGAGCGGTATGGCGGCGACCGGCGCAGTGACGAGCGGTATGGCGGCGACCGCCACGGCGACGGCGAGACGCACGACGACGGCACCCGGCGCTCCTTCGGTGACCGGGACCGGGACCGGGACCGCGTCAACGGGCACGCCGGCAGCGCCGACCGGCCATGGGCACCCTGGGACGAACCCGACGACTCCCGGCCGAACGCCAGCACCGACGACCGGGGCAGTGACGACCGCGGCACCAACGACCGCCGCACCGATGACCGCGGCACCGATGACCGCCGCACCGATGACCGCGGCACCGACGACCGCGGCAGTGACCGCTCACGCCGCAACCCCTGGGACGGTGATGCGGAGTGA
- a CDS encoding AlkA N-terminal domain-containing protein — MRDDEARYEAVSSRDARFDGEFFFAVATTGIYCRPSCPAVTPKRVNVRFFPSAAAAQAAGFRACRRCRPDAVPGSAEWNVRADLVGRAMRFIGDGVVDREGVGGLARRLGYSARQVQRQLTAELGAGPVALARARRAHTARVLLQTTELPVTELAFAAGFASIRQFNDTMREIYAGTPSELRAAAGRGGGVGRGDGARGSVRSGAGAGSGGVGRPEGVRGPGGAGVGGGPAPAGIPLRLAYRGPYAAAEIFDFLQVRAVPGIEEVRGPRGARTYRRTLRLTHGSGIAEVDEPGGPAGRHRPPAGLVCPAARGAGGGWLECRLRLADLRDLPTAVQRIRRLFDLDADPYAVAERLGADPLLGPLVAERPGLRSPGAADAGELAVRTVLGGPPERAATLVRRYGTPLDAADGELTHLFPEPGELTGVEIAEPVRTLCTALADGAVLLDVGTDRDVAERALAALPGVGPRAAAYIRMRALGDPDVADVGAAAQGRDQDPDGHEYGHGHGHGHGRGHGHGHEYGYGYGTVGPAAAWRPWGAYALHHLWHAGLLPAGEMLTGAAPGAAEGPRLSARYRAAERARPSVPYRVTEVPSPMVRADLPACAVDVRAG, encoded by the coding sequence GTGAGGGACGACGAGGCCAGGTACGAAGCGGTGTCCAGCCGGGACGCGCGGTTCGACGGGGAATTCTTCTTCGCGGTGGCGACCACCGGCATCTACTGCCGGCCGAGCTGCCCCGCGGTCACTCCCAAGCGGGTGAATGTGCGGTTCTTCCCGTCGGCCGCTGCCGCGCAGGCGGCCGGGTTCCGGGCCTGCCGCCGGTGCCGGCCGGACGCCGTGCCGGGGTCGGCCGAGTGGAATGTGCGTGCCGATCTGGTGGGCCGGGCCATGCGGTTCATCGGGGACGGCGTGGTCGACCGCGAGGGCGTCGGCGGGCTGGCGCGGCGGCTGGGGTACAGCGCGCGCCAGGTGCAGCGGCAGCTGACCGCGGAGCTCGGTGCGGGGCCGGTGGCGCTGGCGCGGGCCCGTCGCGCACATACCGCGCGGGTCCTGTTGCAGACCACGGAGCTGCCGGTCACCGAGCTGGCGTTCGCGGCCGGTTTCGCCAGCATCCGGCAGTTCAACGACACCATGCGGGAGATATACGCCGGCACGCCCAGCGAGCTGCGGGCGGCGGCCGGGCGTGGGGGTGGCGTCGGTCGTGGGGATGGCGCTCGCGGTTCCGTCCGAAGCGGGGCCGGAGCCGGGTCGGGAGGAGTCGGCCGGCCGGAAGGAGTCCGCGGTCCGGGAGGAGCCGGCGTCGGGGGTGGCCCGGCGCCGGCTGGGATTCCGCTTCGGCTGGCCTACCGCGGACCGTACGCGGCGGCCGAGATCTTCGACTTTCTGCAGGTAAGGGCGGTGCCCGGCATCGAGGAGGTACGCGGTCCCCGTGGCGCGCGCACCTACCGCCGTACGCTCCGCCTCACCCACGGCAGCGGGATCGCCGAGGTCGACGAGCCCGGTGGGCCCGCCGGTCGGCACCGGCCACCGGCGGGCCTGGTGTGCCCGGCGGCGCGCGGGGCCGGCGGTGGCTGGCTGGAGTGCCGGCTGCGGCTGGCCGATCTGCGGGATCTGCCGACGGCCGTGCAGCGGATCCGCCGGCTGTTCGACCTGGATGCCGACCCGTACGCGGTTGCCGAGCGGCTGGGTGCGGATCCGCTGCTCGGTCCGCTGGTGGCCGAGCGGCCCGGGCTGCGGTCACCGGGCGCGGCGGACGCCGGCGAACTCGCGGTACGGACCGTGCTCGGTGGCCCGCCGGAGCGGGCCGCCACGCTGGTGCGGAGGTACGGCACCCCGCTGGATGCGGCGGACGGCGAGCTGACCCATCTCTTCCCCGAGCCCGGCGAACTGACCGGCGTGGAGATCGCGGAGCCGGTCCGTACGCTGTGCACCGCACTCGCCGACGGCGCGGTGCTGCTGGACGTGGGCACGGACCGCGACGTCGCCGAACGGGCGCTCGCCGCGCTGCCCGGGGTCGGCCCGCGGGCGGCCGCCTACATCCGGATGCGCGCGCTGGGCGACCCGGATGTGGCGGACGTGGGGGCGGCGGCGCAGGGGAGGGACCAGGATCCGGACGGGCACGAGTACGGGCACGGCCATGGGCACGGACATGGGCGCGGACATGGGCATGGGCATGAGTACGGCTACGGGTACGGGACGGTGGGGCCGGCCGCCGCATGGCGGCCGTGGGGTGCGTACGCCCTGCACCATCTGTGGCACGCCGGGCTGCTGCCGGCGGGGGAGATGCTGACGGGAGCGGCGCCGGGAGCGGCGGAGGGGCCCAGGCTGTCGGCGCGTTATCGGGCGGCGGAGAGGGCCAGGCCGTCGGTGCCTTATCGGGTGACGGAGGTGCCGTCCCCGATGGTGAGGGCGGACCTGCCTGCCTGCGCCGTGGACGTCCGGGCCGGATGA
- a CDS encoding DUF456 domain-containing protein, with protein sequence MSVWQLVAVGLVMLLGLLGVLVPGIPGPLIVWAGVLWWTLSEKSSLAWVVLMGATAVLLLNQTLKWLLPVRNLRAAGAPYRALFLAGVAGIAGFFVIPVIGGPLGAVGGLYLLERVRLGSHGDAWASTRTAMRAIGLSVLIELFACLLVVGAWAGAVAAG encoded by the coding sequence ATGAGTGTGTGGCAGTTGGTCGCGGTCGGCCTGGTGATGCTGCTGGGGCTGCTCGGGGTGTTGGTGCCCGGTATCCCCGGACCGCTCATCGTCTGGGCGGGCGTGCTGTGGTGGACGCTGTCCGAGAAGTCCTCCCTTGCCTGGGTGGTGCTCATGGGCGCCACCGCCGTACTGCTCCTCAACCAGACGCTGAAGTGGCTGCTCCCGGTCCGGAACCTGCGGGCCGCGGGCGCGCCGTACCGGGCGCTGTTCCTGGCCGGGGTGGCCGGCATCGCGGGGTTCTTCGTGATCCCGGTGATCGGCGGCCCGCTGGGCGCCGTCGGCGGCCTCTACCTGCTGGAACGGGTCCGGCTCGGCAGCCATGGCGACGCCTGGGCCTCGACCCGTACGGCCATGCGTGCCATCGGCCTGAGCGTGCTGATCGAGCTGTTCGCCTGCCTGCTGGTCGTCGGAGCGTGGGCGGGCGCGGTGGCGGCGGGCTGA
- a CDS encoding VWA domain-containing protein produces MRRRAVVVLGGAAVLVSLLAPAGPDPVPAAASKPAFASVNYAVAVDESASLAPEDMKAEKAAAARIALGDVSSSSHVTVFGFAAAESGDQRAVDPVCPRTTLDAAGRESIGGCVGKLRSRKKSEGTGTDFPSAIRQGVHELSTGTDPSVPRVLFLLTDGEMDVTGSPQYGDAAHREAEGRQQLNRELENAAAQGVQIWPLGFGPAPDKAQLDRMAAGGYQKGCVELPSARPTAGKVSGAKDVGPMLEKVFAAAHCLRYQPGTSKRPPATLEIGISPLATVGSIVVDKSDPAVTVTYLDPSGHKVPTSGTYRKSRFELAGAGDTVEALKIVDPVPGVWKVKAEAPEGHRSLPVGVSVLWQGELRGSLTMDPPSPQAGQQATVTMRLQTREGYEIKDPRDYAGLRVRSELTGDGFVPQTLRLADDGKGPDPKASDGSFTGSVRIPKSAAGALKVSGTLTASGLSADTRSESGQIAPGVLPVTTALTLHPADTHPGGAVTGNLAVHNTSGSRHTLRLSVADIQPGLLSISPAEIEVKPGESGTRKVTVDVAPESVFGDRLEDDGLRLGGTVTVVDTTDHDRTLVRSPLSVPVTPEPGIWAKYWWAFLSAAALVTLAAVAALAWLRQRRSRRDPFGLVLQLVSEEGDIVAEHPAGHGHKQWYEFAVVEPHRSPRIERRSHGPYAVQRSPEGGAVLRKRGGGRTRLPARGQVPLTDELSLSLGEETRSAKVRRPRSSRPRTTTATTPAATEGGSASTYESYR; encoded by the coding sequence GTGCGCCGCCGTGCGGTCGTTGTGCTGGGCGGTGCCGCGGTGCTCGTGTCCCTGCTGGCACCCGCCGGCCCTGATCCGGTGCCGGCGGCAGCGTCCAAGCCGGCTTTCGCTTCGGTCAACTACGCCGTCGCGGTGGACGAGTCCGCCAGCCTCGCGCCCGAGGACATGAAGGCGGAGAAGGCCGCCGCCGCCCGGATCGCGCTGGGCGATGTCTCCTCGTCCTCCCACGTCACGGTCTTCGGATTCGCCGCCGCCGAATCCGGTGACCAGCGCGCCGTGGACCCGGTGTGCCCGCGGACCACGCTGGACGCGGCGGGGCGTGAGTCGATCGGTGGGTGCGTCGGCAAGCTGCGCAGCCGGAAGAAGAGCGAGGGCACCGGCACCGACTTCCCGAGTGCGATACGTCAGGGAGTGCACGAACTCAGCACCGGCACCGACCCGTCGGTGCCCCGGGTGCTGTTCCTTCTCACCGACGGGGAGATGGACGTCACCGGCAGCCCTCAGTACGGCGATGCCGCGCACCGCGAGGCCGAGGGCAGGCAGCAGCTGAACCGGGAACTCGAGAACGCCGCCGCACAAGGGGTCCAGATCTGGCCGCTGGGCTTCGGACCCGCTCCGGACAAGGCGCAGCTCGACCGGATGGCCGCGGGCGGATACCAGAAGGGCTGCGTCGAACTGCCCTCCGCCCGCCCGACGGCCGGCAAGGTCTCCGGGGCGAAGGACGTCGGCCCGATGCTGGAGAAGGTCTTCGCCGCCGCCCACTGCCTGCGCTACCAGCCGGGAACCAGCAAACGGCCGCCCGCCACCCTGGAGATCGGCATCTCGCCGCTGGCGACCGTGGGCAGCATCGTGGTCGACAAGAGCGACCCCGCGGTGACGGTCACCTACCTCGACCCCAGTGGTCACAAGGTCCCCACCTCGGGGACGTACCGGAAATCGCGCTTCGAGCTGGCGGGTGCCGGTGACACGGTCGAGGCGCTGAAGATCGTCGACCCGGTGCCCGGCGTCTGGAAGGTGAAGGCCGAAGCCCCCGAAGGACACCGCTCCCTTCCCGTCGGCGTCAGCGTGCTGTGGCAGGGCGAGCTGCGCGGCTCCCTCACCATGGACCCGCCGTCACCACAGGCCGGACAGCAGGCCACGGTGACCATGCGCCTGCAGACCCGCGAGGGTTACGAGATCAAGGACCCGCGTGACTACGCGGGGCTGCGGGTCCGCAGTGAGCTGACCGGGGACGGCTTCGTCCCGCAGACGCTGCGACTCGCCGACGACGGGAAGGGGCCCGACCCCAAGGCGAGCGATGGCTCCTTCACCGGTTCCGTGCGGATCCCGAAGAGCGCCGCCGGGGCACTGAAGGTGAGCGGCACGCTGACGGCCTCGGGGCTGAGCGCCGACACCCGCAGCGAGAGCGGCCAGATCGCGCCCGGGGTGCTGCCCGTCACCACGGCGCTCACCCTGCACCCCGCGGACACCCACCCCGGCGGCGCGGTCACCGGGAACCTGGCCGTGCACAACACCAGCGGCAGCCGGCACACCCTGCGGCTGTCCGTCGCCGACATCCAACCCGGGCTGCTCTCGATCAGCCCGGCCGAGATCGAGGTGAAGCCCGGCGAGTCAGGGACCCGGAAGGTGACGGTCGACGTAGCGCCCGAAAGCGTCTTCGGCGACCGCCTCGAGGACGACGGACTGCGGCTCGGCGGCACCGTCACGGTCGTCGACACCACGGACCACGACCGGACGCTGGTGCGGTCCCCGCTCTCCGTGCCGGTGACGCCGGAGCCCGGCATCTGGGCGAAGTACTGGTGGGCGTTCCTGTCCGCCGCCGCGCTGGTCACGCTGGCCGCCGTGGCGGCCCTCGCCTGGCTGCGGCAACGCCGCAGCCGCAGGGACCCGTTCGGCCTGGTGCTGCAACTGGTCTCCGAGGAGGGCGACATCGTCGCCGAACACCCCGCCGGACACGGGCACAAGCAGTGGTACGAATTCGCCGTCGTCGAGCCGCACCGCAGCCCGCGCATCGAGCGGCGCAGCCACGGCCCGTACGCCGTCCAGCGCAGCCCCGAGGGCGGCGCGGTCCTGCGCAAGCGCGGCGGTGGACGGACCCGGCTGCCCGCGCGGGGGCAGGTCCCGCTGACCGACGAGCTGAGCCTCTCCCTCGGCGAGGAGACCCGCAGCGCAAAGGTCCGGCGACCGCGGTCGTCCCGGCCGCGGACCACCACGGCCACCACCCCCGCGGCCACCGAGGGCGGGAGCGCGAGCACCTACGAGTCGTACCGGTGA
- the rsgA gene encoding ribosome small subunit-dependent GTPase A, whose product MFDLDFSAAHPLTAYGWDDGFAECFTPYAGQGFVPGRIVRVDRGRVDVVVPEGEGTVEGEGVRTVLADTALVATSDPMRVPCTGDWAVIDLANGLTGDHLDGVVRALLPRRTAFLRSASSKRSEGQILAANVDHAVIAVSLADALDLGRIERFVSLAWEGGAQPLVVLTKADLAGGPDTVAHLVADAESAAPGVQVLAVSSATGDGIDVLSAVLAGGTSVLLGQSGAGKSTLANALLGAEVQLVQAIRDRDGKGRHTTTTRDLRALPGGGVLIDTPGLRGVGMWDAGAGLARTFSDVESLAEGCRFHDCAHEAEPGCSVQEAVESGELPVRRLESYRKLLRENQRIVAKTDARLRAEIRRDWKQKQALGRHMMERKRGPQR is encoded by the coding sequence TTGTTCGACCTTGATTTCTCTGCTGCGCACCCGTTGACCGCCTATGGCTGGGACGACGGGTTCGCGGAGTGCTTCACCCCCTATGCCGGGCAGGGGTTCGTGCCCGGCCGTATCGTCCGCGTGGACCGCGGACGGGTGGATGTCGTCGTGCCCGAGGGCGAGGGCACGGTCGAGGGCGAGGGTGTCCGGACCGTGCTGGCGGACACCGCACTCGTGGCGACAAGCGATCCGATGCGGGTGCCGTGTACGGGCGACTGGGCCGTGATCGACCTGGCGAACGGGCTGACCGGGGACCATCTCGACGGTGTCGTCAGGGCGTTGCTGCCGCGGCGTACGGCGTTCTTGCGGTCTGCTTCGTCCAAGCGTTCCGAGGGGCAGATCCTCGCGGCGAACGTCGATCACGCGGTGATCGCGGTGTCGTTGGCCGATGCGCTGGACCTCGGGCGTATCGAGCGGTTCGTCTCGCTGGCCTGGGAGGGCGGGGCGCAGCCGCTGGTGGTGCTGACGAAGGCGGATCTGGCCGGAGGGCCGGACACGGTGGCGCATCTCGTCGCGGACGCGGAGTCCGCGGCTCCCGGAGTGCAGGTGCTGGCGGTCAGCTCGGCGACCGGTGACGGGATCGATGTGCTCTCCGCCGTGCTCGCCGGGGGGACATCCGTACTGCTGGGGCAGTCCGGTGCGGGCAAGTCCACGCTGGCCAATGCCCTGCTCGGTGCGGAGGTGCAGCTGGTGCAGGCGATCCGCGACCGGGACGGCAAGGGGCGGCACACCACGACCACCCGGGATCTGCGGGCGCTTCCCGGCGGCGGGGTGCTGATCGATACACCGGGGCTGCGCGGTGTCGGAATGTGGGATGCGGGGGCCGGGCTGGCCCGGACATTCTCGGATGTCGAGTCGCTGGCCGAGGGGTGCCGCTTCCACGACTGTGCGCATGAGGCGGAACCCGGCTGTTCGGTGCAAGAGGCCGTTGAGAGCGGGGAGTTGCCCGTGCGACGGCTGGAGAGCTACCGCAAGCTGCTGCGGGAGAACCAGCGCATCGTGGCGAAGACGGACGCCCGGCTGCGCGCCGAGATCCGCCGGGACTGGAAGCAGAAGCAGGCGCTGGGGCGGCACATGATGGAGCGGAAGCGGGGGCCGCAGAGGTGA